The proteins below come from a single Pseudarthrobacter sp. SSS035 genomic window:
- a CDS encoding iron-sulfur cluster assembly accessory protein — protein sequence MSTATNENITETTSAASDELAAHEVKLTDVAAGKVRSLLEQEGRTDLRLRVAVQPGGCSGLIYQLYFDERLLDGDAVRDYDGVEVVVDKMSVPYLSGASIDFEDTISKQGFTIDNPNAGGSCACGDSFH from the coding sequence ATGAGCACCGCAACCAACGAGAACATCACCGAGACCACCAGCGCTGCCAGCGATGAACTGGCCGCACATGAGGTCAAACTGACCGACGTCGCAGCAGGCAAGGTGCGCAGCCTCCTGGAGCAGGAAGGCCGGACCGATCTCCGCCTCCGCGTTGCCGTCCAGCCCGGCGGCTGCTCCGGCCTCATCTACCAGCTGTACTTCGACGAGCGACTCCTTGACGGAGACGCCGTCCGTGACTACGACGGCGTCGAAGTTGTGGTGGACAAGATGAGCGTGCCGTACCTCAGCGGTGCCAGCATCGATTTCGAGGACACCATCTCCAAGCAGGGCTTCACCATCGACAACCCCAATGCCGGTGGCTCCTGCGCCTGTGGTGATTCCTTCCACTGA
- the coxB gene encoding cytochrome c oxidase subunit II produces the protein MSSQNRTGSRRKTITTISGLAVAGALVLTGCSPEVEKGWLPTERGTTNHTDRIMDLWVNSWIAALVVGIITWGLIVWCLVAYRRRKGTTGFPRQTSFNLPLEVFYLTIPLFMVLVFFYFTDRDQQAIDDRSKPADVVVDVRGKQWAWDFNYKSGEVVTEDVHEAGVQAHLTGNTIDKEALPTLYLPVGKSVDLELNSRDVIHSFWVPAFLQKRDMIPGKTNYIRFTPTKEGTYDGKCAELCGEYHSEMLFRVKVVSETEFQAHMDKLKADGNTGLLGEEYDRNPNLNEIK, from the coding sequence GTGAGTTCGCAGAACCGAACCGGCAGCCGACGCAAAACGATCACTACGATCTCAGGCTTGGCAGTTGCCGGCGCGTTGGTTTTGACTGGATGTTCGCCAGAGGTAGAGAAGGGGTGGCTGCCCACCGAGCGTGGCACCACCAATCACACTGACCGGATCATGGACCTCTGGGTCAACTCATGGATTGCAGCCCTTGTTGTGGGCATCATCACGTGGGGTTTGATCGTTTGGTGCCTTGTCGCCTACCGCCGCCGCAAGGGCACCACGGGTTTCCCGCGGCAGACCAGCTTTAATCTCCCGCTGGAGGTCTTTTACCTGACCATCCCGCTGTTCATGGTCCTGGTGTTCTTCTACTTCACCGACCGCGACCAGCAGGCCATCGATGACCGCTCCAAGCCGGCCGACGTCGTTGTTGACGTACGCGGCAAGCAGTGGGCCTGGGACTTCAACTACAAGTCCGGCGAGGTCGTAACCGAGGATGTCCACGAAGCTGGAGTCCAGGCACACCTTACGGGCAACACCATCGACAAGGAAGCGCTGCCGACGCTCTACCTGCCGGTTGGAAAGTCCGTTGACCTCGAACTGAACTCCCGCGATGTCATCCACTCTTTCTGGGTTCCCGCCTTCCTGCAGAAGCGCGACATGATCCCCGGCAAGACCAACTACATCAGGTTCACGCCCACTAAAGAGGGAACCTACGACGGCAAGTGCGCCGAGCTCTGCGGCGAGTACCACTCTGAAATGCTGTTCCGCGTCAAGGTTGTCTCTGAGACCGAATTCCAGGCTCACATGGACAAGCTCAAGGCAGATGGCAACACGGGACTCCTCGGCGAAGAGTATGACCGCAACCCGAACCTGAACGAAATTAAGTAA
- the ctaD gene encoding cytochrome c oxidase subunit I, whose amino-acid sequence MATYTQTAPAGTLEAPVVPKSKGRIVVNWITSTDHKTIGYMYLIASFVFFCLGGVMALLIRAELFEPGMQILQTKEQYNQLFTMHGTVMLLMFATPLFAGFTNVIMPLQIGAPDVAFPRLNALAFWFFLFGSTIAVSGFITPQGAASFGWFAYAPLSNTTFSPGIGGDLWVFGLALSGFGTILGAVNFITTIICMRAPGMTMWRMPIFTWNALVTSILVLMAFPPLAAALFALGADRRFGAHIFDPENGGAVLWQHLFWFFGHPEVYIIALPFFGIVSEIFPVFSRKPIFGYKGLVYATIAIAALSVTVWAHHMYVTGSVLLPFFAFMTMLIAVPTGVKFFNWIGTMWRGSITFETPMLWSIGFLITFLFGGLTGIILASPPLDFHVSDSYFVVAHFHYVVFGTVVFAMFAGFYFWWPKWTGKMLNERLGKIHFWLLFLGFHGTFLIQHWLGVEGMPRRYADYLVEDNFTWMNQFSTISSFVLGASLIPFFWNVYITWRSSERVEVDDPWGFGASLEWATSCPPPRHNFTSLPRIRSERPALDLHHPELSQVHTVESPAAAAAVLGNADQKDTAK is encoded by the coding sequence GTGGCTACTTATACCCAGACCGCACCTGCCGGAACCCTTGAGGCTCCCGTAGTTCCTAAGTCCAAGGGACGCATCGTCGTCAACTGGATCACCTCCACCGACCACAAGACCATCGGGTACATGTACCTGATCGCGTCGTTTGTGTTCTTCTGCCTCGGCGGCGTCATGGCTCTGCTCATCCGGGCTGAACTGTTCGAACCGGGCATGCAGATCCTGCAGACCAAAGAGCAGTACAACCAGCTGTTCACGATGCACGGCACCGTCATGCTTCTGATGTTCGCGACGCCGCTGTTCGCCGGCTTCACCAACGTCATCATGCCCCTGCAGATCGGTGCCCCCGACGTCGCGTTCCCGCGGCTGAACGCACTGGCCTTCTGGTTCTTCCTCTTTGGCTCCACCATCGCGGTGTCCGGTTTCATCACCCCGCAGGGTGCGGCGTCGTTCGGCTGGTTCGCTTACGCGCCGCTGTCCAACACGACGTTCAGCCCTGGCATCGGTGGTGACCTGTGGGTCTTCGGCCTGGCGCTGTCCGGCTTCGGCACCATCCTGGGCGCGGTCAACTTCATCACCACCATCATCTGCATGCGTGCTCCGGGCATGACCATGTGGCGGATGCCCATCTTCACCTGGAACGCCCTGGTGACGTCCATCCTCGTGCTGATGGCCTTCCCGCCGCTGGCTGCGGCACTGTTCGCGCTCGGCGCGGATCGCCGTTTCGGTGCCCACATCTTCGATCCGGAGAACGGCGGCGCGGTCCTGTGGCAGCACCTGTTCTGGTTCTTCGGCCACCCCGAGGTGTACATCATTGCGCTGCCGTTCTTCGGCATTGTGTCCGAGATCTTCCCGGTCTTCAGCCGCAAACCGATCTTCGGCTACAAGGGCCTCGTGTACGCCACCATCGCCATTGCGGCCCTGTCAGTGACCGTGTGGGCGCACCACATGTACGTGACCGGTTCGGTGCTGCTGCCGTTCTTCGCCTTCATGACCATGCTCATCGCGGTCCCGACCGGCGTGAAGTTCTTCAACTGGATCGGCACCATGTGGCGGGGGTCCATTACCTTCGAGACTCCCATGCTGTGGAGCATCGGCTTCCTCATCACGTTCCTCTTCGGTGGCCTGACCGGCATCATCCTGGCTTCGCCGCCGTTGGACTTCCACGTTTCTGACTCCTACTTTGTGGTGGCGCACTTCCACTACGTGGTGTTCGGCACCGTGGTGTTTGCGATGTTCGCAGGCTTCTACTTCTGGTGGCCCAAGTGGACCGGCAAGATGCTGAATGAACGCCTCGGAAAGATCCACTTCTGGCTGCTGTTCCTGGGCTTCCACGGCACGTTCCTGATCCAGCACTGGCTGGGCGTTGAAGGCATGCCCCGCCGTTACGCGGACTACCTGGTGGAGGACAACTTCACCTGGATGAACCAGTTCTCCACCATCTCCTCGTTTGTGCTTGGTGCGTCCCTGATTCCCTTCTTCTGGAACGTCTACATCACCTGGCGCAGCTCTGAGCGCGTTGAGGTGGACGATCCCTGGGGCTTCGGAGCGTCGCTTGAGTGGGCTACCTCTTGCCCGCCGCCGCGCCACAACTTCACCTCGTTGCCCCGGATCCGTTCGGAGCGTCCCGCCTTGGATCTCCACCACCCGGAGCTCTCGCAGGTACATACCGTTGAATCGCCTGCAGCCGCAGCAGCGGTGCTCGGTAACGCCGACCAGAAGGACACCGCCAAGTGA
- a CDS encoding cytochrome c oxidase subunit 4, with the protein MKIESWIFGAGVFFFVPVSLVYGFLTNWHEWVGTLGILLVGGLSGMIGGYLGFTGKRVGMRPEDRNDAEIHEGAGEQGHFSPWSWWPLVLGLACAGGFLGLAVGWWILFIAAGLAVVALVGWVFEYSRGDHAH; encoded by the coding sequence GTGAAAATCGAATCATGGATATTTGGAGCCGGAGTCTTCTTCTTCGTACCGGTTTCCCTGGTCTACGGTTTCCTGACCAACTGGCATGAGTGGGTCGGAACCCTCGGGATCCTCCTGGTGGGCGGACTCTCCGGAATGATCGGCGGATACCTTGGCTTTACCGGCAAGCGCGTCGGAATGCGTCCCGAGGACCGCAATGACGCCGAGATCCACGAGGGCGCCGGCGAACAGGGGCACTTCAGCCCCTGGAGCTGGTGGCCGCTGGTCCTGGGCCTCGCCTGCGCGGGTGGATTCCTGGGCCTGGCAGTGGGTTGGTGGATCCTGTTCATCGCAGCCGGCCTCGCAGTCGTAGCCCTCGTCGGCTGGGTCTTCGAGTACAGCCGTGGGGACCACGCCCACTAG
- a CDS encoding HPr family phosphocarrier protein has product MPVHKAVVSASVGLHARPAAMFVRAVTETGLPVTIRKAGIQSVDARSLLEVMIADFPFGCEVELSVPEGALSGAVSHRDAEAALRMLAELLESQGPS; this is encoded by the coding sequence TTGCCAGTGCATAAGGCCGTTGTGTCAGCGTCAGTCGGCTTGCATGCCCGTCCCGCCGCAATGTTCGTCAGGGCAGTGACCGAAACCGGACTTCCTGTCACCATCCGCAAGGCCGGCATCCAGAGTGTCGACGCCCGCTCCCTCCTGGAAGTCATGATTGCCGACTTCCCCTTCGGCTGCGAAGTAGAGCTTTCAGTCCCCGAAGGCGCCCTCAGCGGCGCTGTCAGTCACCGCGACGCCGAGGCGGCCCTGCGGATGCTGGCGGAGCTCCTGGAGTCACAGGGCCCCAGCTAG
- a CDS encoding ubiquinol-cytochrome c reductase cytochrome b subunit, translating into MSAASRAEAPAFVAKTKAGRITDFVDARVGGSGILREFGRKVFPDHWSFMFGEVALYSFVILLLSGTFLTFFFDPSMAETHYDGSYLPLKNVEMSVAYSTSLDISFDVRGGLFMRQVHHWAALLFVASIAVHMLRVFFTGAFRKPREMNWVVGSVLLILAMAAGFTGYSLPDDLLSGNGLRIIDGVIKSIPVVGTYTSFFLFGGEFPGTAVIGRLYMLHILLVPALILLMIVLHLFMVVVHKHTQYPGPGRNDGNVVGYPLGPVYAAKAGGFFFIVFGVIALMAGFFTINPIWNYGPYDPSPVSAGTQPDWYIGFVDGALRLMPGVIGDFQFEYVVFGYVLTLNVLLPALVPAGILFTVMFMYPWIESWITKDTREHHVLDRPRNAPTRTAIGVAGFVWYCVMWAAAGSDLIATHFHVSLNDVTYWLRALFFIGPVIAFMVAKRVALALQRKDREIALHGRETGRIVRLPHGEFIEVHAPLDEYKRYKLVGFESPSPLPAVPNDHGIVTRKEKQRAFLSKWFFEDRVAPATPAELEAAHGHHAHPAVEAGEESKSLSH; encoded by the coding sequence ATGAGCGCAGCATCAAGAGCTGAAGCCCCCGCCTTCGTCGCCAAGACTAAAGCCGGACGCATCACTGATTTTGTTGACGCGCGAGTTGGCGGATCAGGGATCCTGCGCGAATTCGGACGCAAGGTCTTCCCTGACCACTGGTCGTTTATGTTTGGCGAAGTAGCCCTCTACTCCTTCGTCATCCTCTTGCTTTCGGGCACCTTCCTGACCTTCTTTTTCGATCCGTCCATGGCGGAAACGCACTACGACGGGTCTTACCTGCCGTTGAAGAACGTCGAAATGTCCGTGGCGTACAGCACCTCGCTGGATATTTCCTTCGACGTCCGCGGTGGCCTGTTCATGCGCCAGGTGCACCACTGGGCTGCACTGCTTTTCGTAGCGTCGATCGCCGTCCACATGCTGCGCGTCTTCTTCACGGGCGCCTTCCGCAAACCGCGTGAAATGAACTGGGTTGTTGGCAGCGTCCTGCTGATCCTCGCCATGGCAGCCGGGTTCACTGGCTACTCACTCCCCGATGACCTGCTCTCCGGCAACGGCCTCCGGATCATCGACGGCGTTATCAAGTCCATCCCCGTGGTTGGAACCTACACTTCCTTCTTCCTCTTCGGCGGCGAGTTCCCGGGGACGGCTGTTATTGGCCGCCTTTACATGCTGCACATCCTGCTCGTACCCGCGCTCATCCTGTTGATGATCGTCCTGCACCTGTTCATGGTGGTTGTGCACAAGCACACCCAGTACCCCGGCCCGGGCCGCAACGACGGCAACGTTGTTGGCTACCCGCTCGGACCTGTGTACGCAGCCAAGGCCGGCGGCTTCTTCTTCATCGTCTTCGGTGTAATTGCCCTGATGGCTGGCTTCTTCACGATCAACCCGATCTGGAACTACGGCCCGTACGATCCCTCGCCGGTTTCTGCGGGCACCCAGCCTGACTGGTACATCGGGTTCGTTGACGGTGCACTGAGGCTTATGCCCGGTGTCATCGGTGATTTCCAGTTCGAGTACGTTGTCTTCGGCTACGTGCTGACGCTGAACGTCCTGTTGCCGGCCCTGGTGCCCGCAGGCATACTGTTCACGGTGATGTTCATGTACCCGTGGATCGAAAGCTGGATCACCAAGGACACCCGCGAACACCATGTCCTGGACCGTCCGCGGAACGCCCCCACGCGCACCGCCATCGGCGTTGCCGGCTTCGTCTGGTACTGCGTGATGTGGGCAGCCGCTGGTTCGGACCTCATCGCCACACACTTCCACGTGTCCTTGAATGATGTGACGTACTGGCTCCGCGCCCTGTTCTTCATCGGACCGGTCATCGCGTTTATGGTGGCCAAGCGGGTCGCCCTTGCCCTCCAGCGCAAGGACCGCGAAATCGCACTCCATGGCCGGGAGACCGGACGTATCGTCCGCCTGCCGCATGGCGAATTCATCGAGGTGCACGCGCCGCTGGATGAGTACAAGCGCTACAAGCTCGTCGGATTCGAGTCCCCCTCACCGCTGCCTGCGGTCCCCAACGACCACGGCATTGTGACGCGCAAGGAAAAGCAGCGTGCTTTCCTGTCAAAGTGGTTCTTCGAGGACCGTGTTGCGCCGGCGACGCCGGCAGAGCTGGAGGCCGCACACGGCCACCATGCCCACCCGGCAGTTGAGGCCGGCGAGGAAAGCAAGAGCCTCAGCCACTAA
- a CDS encoding ubiquinol-cytochrome c reductase iron-sulfur subunit — MGNHSDGSPNHSGTVATAGQNEVEKFQDPGIPPHRLRLADTDPKAAKRAERQVAVLFGASVVGTLIFLVAYFAIDLGDGTSIATIRLQNALLGLGTAFAMLGIGTGIVHWAKALMPDHEVSEERHPIRTEEDRLAAVRIVDDIVEETGIKRRPLIRNTLLGAMALAPLPAIAVFGDLGPRPDRALAHTMWAPQEGKLKRLTRDPDGTPIKASDVTIGSAFHVIPEGLNELHEGKLNEKAKAVVLLMRLDPASLNPSAGREDWSYNGIVAYSKICTHVGCPVALYEQQTHHLLCPCHQSTFDLTNECKVIFGPASRPLPQLPIAVDAEGYLVATSDFNEPVGPSYWERDEHERSIKS, encoded by the coding sequence ATGGGCAACCATAGTGACGGCAGTCCGAACCACTCGGGCACCGTAGCTACGGCTGGTCAGAATGAGGTGGAGAAGTTCCAGGATCCTGGAATTCCCCCGCACCGTTTGCGCCTGGCCGACACGGACCCGAAGGCCGCAAAGCGTGCAGAACGGCAGGTCGCCGTACTTTTCGGCGCGTCAGTTGTCGGCACCCTGATCTTCCTGGTGGCGTACTTCGCCATCGACTTGGGCGATGGCACAAGCATCGCCACCATACGGCTGCAGAACGCCCTGCTGGGCCTTGGCACCGCGTTTGCGATGCTCGGCATCGGCACCGGTATTGTGCACTGGGCCAAGGCCCTGATGCCGGACCATGAAGTCTCCGAAGAACGCCATCCCATCCGCACCGAAGAAGACCGCCTGGCGGCAGTCCGGATCGTGGATGACATCGTGGAGGAGACCGGCATCAAGCGCCGCCCGCTCATCCGCAACACCCTGCTCGGTGCTATGGCCCTGGCCCCGCTTCCCGCAATTGCGGTTTTCGGTGACCTCGGCCCCCGCCCCGACCGGGCGCTGGCCCACACCATGTGGGCACCGCAGGAAGGCAAGCTCAAGCGCCTCACCCGCGACCCCGACGGCACACCCATCAAGGCCTCTGACGTCACCATCGGGTCGGCTTTCCATGTTATTCCTGAGGGCCTGAACGAACTGCATGAAGGCAAGCTCAACGAAAAGGCCAAGGCAGTTGTACTGCTGATGCGCCTGGATCCCGCCTCGCTGAACCCCTCGGCGGGCCGCGAAGACTGGAGCTACAACGGTATCGTTGCTTACTCCAAGATCTGCACCCACGTCGGTTGCCCCGTTGCTCTGTACGAGCAGCAGACGCACCACCTGCTGTGCCCGTGCCACCAGTCCACTTTTGACCTCACGAACGAGTGCAAAGTGATCTTTGGCCCCGCCAGCCGGCCCCTCCCCCAGCTGCCGATTGCAGTGGACGCCGAGGGCTACCTGGTCGCAACCAGCGACTTCAATGAACCTGTAGGACCGAGTTACTGGGAGCGTGATGAGCATGAGCGCAGCATCAAGAGCTGA
- a CDS encoding cytochrome c, which yields MKALSQKRRHPLAVIALLLMGLLVTGGLYAVATTVNEAKASTTSFSANDTAEGEKLFEANCATCHGMGASGSQDGPSLVGVGAASVDFQVGTGRMPMQMNGPQAYKKPAQFNDAQTHQLSAYVASLGAGPAIPEEHLLDEQGDAAKGGELFRVNCAMCHNAAAAGGALTRGKFAPALADVSGKHIYEAMVTGPQNMPVFSDTNVTPEGKRDIVTFLKQIEANGSPGGADLGALGPVSEGLFVWIAGLGVIIAFTIWLTSRTS from the coding sequence GTGAAGGCTCTCTCGCAAAAGCGGCGTCACCCACTCGCAGTAATCGCGCTGCTACTGATGGGACTCCTCGTCACTGGTGGGCTGTACGCCGTTGCCACCACCGTCAACGAGGCCAAGGCATCCACCACCAGCTTCAGCGCCAATGACACCGCCGAGGGCGAAAAGCTCTTTGAAGCTAACTGCGCCACCTGCCACGGCATGGGCGCGAGCGGCAGCCAGGATGGCCCCTCGCTGGTTGGCGTCGGTGCCGCGTCCGTTGATTTCCAGGTCGGTACCGGCCGGATGCCCATGCAGATGAACGGCCCCCAGGCGTACAAGAAGCCCGCTCAGTTCAACGATGCCCAGACCCACCAGCTTTCAGCCTACGTAGCTTCCCTGGGAGCCGGCCCGGCGATTCCTGAAGAACACCTGCTTGATGAGCAGGGCGACGCCGCCAAGGGTGGTGAGCTCTTCCGCGTGAACTGCGCGATGTGCCACAACGCAGCAGCAGCCGGCGGTGCACTCACCCGTGGCAAGTTCGCTCCCGCCCTTGCCGATGTCTCCGGCAAGCACATCTACGAAGCGATGGTCACCGGACCGCAGAACATGCCCGTCTTCAGTGACACAAATGTCACCCCTGAGGGCAAGCGCGACATCGTCACCTTCCTGAAGCAGATCGAGGCCAACGGCTCCCCCGGTGGCGCTGACCTCGGCGCCCTCGGTCCCGTCTCTGAAGGCCTCTTCGTCTGGATTGCAGGCCTGGGTGTCATCATCGCCTTCACCATCTGGCTTACTTCCCGGACGTCTTAG
- a CDS encoding heme-copper oxidase subunit III has translation MGTTDFYRHNVYVTSATHAPSTPAHPTLNRPNMVSVGTVVWLSSELMFFAGLFAMYFTLRSTSGQMWAEETAKLNFPFALVNTIVLVASSFTCQMGVFAAERLQPRKTGGPFQFSRWGMNEWFTLTFIMGAFFVAGQATEYAMLVSEHVSLSSNAYGSAFYMTTGFHGLHVIGGLIAFLFIIGRSFAAKKFGHFEATSAIVTSYYWHFVDVVWIGLFLVIYVLK, from the coding sequence TTGGGAACTACGGACTTTTATAGACATAATGTCTATGTGACATCTGCGACCCATGCCCCCAGTACCCCGGCGCACCCCACGCTGAACCGCCCCAATATGGTTTCTGTCGGAACCGTAGTCTGGCTGTCCAGTGAGTTGATGTTCTTCGCCGGTCTCTTCGCCATGTACTTCACGCTGCGCTCCACGAGCGGACAGATGTGGGCGGAAGAGACAGCCAAGCTCAACTTCCCCTTTGCGCTCGTCAACACGATCGTCCTCGTGGCCAGTTCCTTTACTTGCCAGATGGGCGTCTTCGCCGCCGAACGGCTGCAGCCCCGCAAAACAGGCGGCCCGTTCCAGTTCTCCCGCTGGGGCATGAACGAATGGTTCACGCTGACCTTCATCATGGGTGCGTTCTTCGTTGCCGGCCAGGCAACTGAATACGCAATGCTTGTTTCAGAGCACGTTTCGCTCTCATCCAACGCCTACGGCTCAGCGTTCTACATGACCACCGGCTTCCACGGCCTGCACGTTATCGGCGGCCTCATAGCTTTCCTCTTCATCATCGGGCGCTCGTTCGCAGCAAAGAAGTTCGGCCACTTCGAAGCAACCTCCGCGATCGTCACGTCTTACTACTGGCACTTTGTGGACGTTGTCTGGATCGGCCTCTTCCTGGTCATCTACGTACTGAAGTAG
- the trpD gene encoding anthranilate phosphoribosyltransferase — protein sequence MTSQATAPADSNTWPRLISALINGTDLTADNTAWAMDRIMSGEATPAQIAGFLVALSAKGETVDEISGLVDAMLRHATPIDIPGQKLDIVGTGGDQLNTVNISTMSALVAAGAGAKVVKHGNRAASSSSGSADVLEALGVRLDLPVAQVARNAGEAGITFCFAQVFHPSFRHTAVPRRELAIPTAFNFLGPLTNPARVQASAVGVANARMAPLVAGVLAKRGSRGLVFRGNDGLDELTTTGPSTVWEIRDGAVSELNFEPAELGIRPATVEELRGGDAEANAAVVRDVLAGKSGAARDAVLLNAAAGLVAFDELSDGPFLVRMRSALARAAESIDSGAAAAVLDKWVSLTRP from the coding sequence GTGACTTCTCAGGCAACCGCGCCGGCGGACAGCAACACCTGGCCCCGGCTCATCTCGGCTCTTATCAACGGTACTGACCTCACTGCGGACAATACCGCGTGGGCTATGGACAGAATCATGTCCGGGGAGGCCACCCCCGCGCAGATCGCCGGATTCCTGGTTGCCCTCAGCGCCAAGGGCGAAACCGTGGACGAAATCTCGGGCCTGGTGGACGCGATGCTGCGCCATGCAACACCCATCGATATTCCTGGTCAGAAGCTGGACATCGTGGGTACGGGCGGTGACCAGCTCAATACCGTCAACATTTCCACCATGTCCGCCCTTGTTGCTGCGGGCGCCGGAGCGAAGGTCGTCAAGCACGGTAACCGTGCAGCGTCTTCGTCCTCCGGATCGGCTGATGTGCTGGAGGCGTTGGGGGTCAGGCTCGACCTCCCGGTGGCCCAGGTGGCACGCAACGCGGGGGAGGCTGGAATCACTTTCTGCTTCGCGCAGGTGTTCCATCCGTCTTTCCGTCACACTGCCGTGCCCCGCCGGGAGCTCGCCATCCCCACCGCATTTAATTTCCTGGGCCCGCTGACCAATCCTGCCCGGGTGCAAGCCTCGGCGGTGGGAGTGGCGAATGCCCGTATGGCTCCGCTGGTTGCAGGCGTCCTGGCGAAGCGGGGCAGCCGCGGGCTGGTTTTCCGTGGCAATGACGGGCTGGACGAGCTGACTACTACGGGCCCCTCCACCGTTTGGGAAATCCGCGACGGCGCTGTCTCTGAGCTGAATTTTGAGCCGGCCGAGCTGGGCATCCGTCCTGCGACGGTGGAGGAACTCCGTGGCGGGGACGCAGAGGCGAACGCCGCCGTCGTCCGTGATGTCCTGGCCGGTAAGAGCGGTGCAGCGCGGGACGCGGTGCTGCTTAATGCGGCCGCCGGGCTGGTGGCTTTTGATGAGTTGTCCGACGGCCCGTTCCTGGTCCGCATGCGTTCGGCGCTTGCCCGGGCCGCAGAGTCGATTGATAGCGGTGCTGCCGCTGCGGTCCTCGATAAGTGGGTTTCCCTGACGCGGCCTTGA
- a CDS encoding Lrp/AsnC family transcriptional regulator: MITAFVLIKTDAARIPETAEEISAIPGISEVYSVTGEWDLIAVARVARHEDLADVIADKLSKVPAVVHTTTHIAFRAYSQHDLDAAFSLGFEQ; the protein is encoded by the coding sequence GTGATCACCGCATTCGTTCTGATCAAGACCGACGCCGCGCGCATCCCGGAAACCGCCGAGGAAATTTCCGCGATCCCAGGCATCAGCGAGGTCTATTCCGTCACAGGCGAATGGGACCTCATCGCCGTTGCCCGCGTCGCCCGGCACGAGGACCTGGCCGACGTCATTGCCGACAAGCTGTCAAAGGTGCCCGCGGTGGTTCACACCACCACACACATTGCCTTCCGTGCCTACTCGCAACACGATCTCGACGCGGCATTCTCTCTCGGCTTCGAACAGTAG
- a CDS encoding DUF3054 domain-containing protein, translating into MTWTQHQSLTGGRRAITVAALSDVVLILVFAAIGRDAHQRGDVVTGVFLTAWPFLAGAAIAWLAGRAWQRPLSMATGVVIWLGAVAGGMILRAVTGQSVVVAFVVVALLSLGLFLVGYRALLALVRRLRKR; encoded by the coding sequence ATGACCTGGACCCAGCACCAATCCTTAACCGGCGGCAGGCGCGCCATCACGGTGGCGGCACTGTCCGACGTCGTCCTCATCCTCGTTTTCGCGGCCATCGGCAGGGATGCCCACCAGCGCGGCGACGTCGTCACCGGAGTGTTCCTCACCGCATGGCCGTTCCTGGCCGGGGCCGCCATCGCCTGGTTGGCGGGGCGGGCCTGGCAGCGTCCGCTGTCCATGGCAACCGGCGTCGTGATCTGGCTTGGCGCCGTTGCCGGCGGCATGATTCTAAGGGCCGTGACGGGACAGAGTGTGGTGGTGGCCTTCGTGGTTGTAGCGCTCTTGAGCCTGGGGCTGTTCCTGGTGGGCTACCGCGCACTTCTTGCGCTGGTACGCAGGCTTAGAAAGAGGTAA
- a CDS encoding VOC family protein, with product MRLIQVAQQAQDLQRAAEFYSQLLGVQPAAVYDPPGLLFFDLDGIRLLLERGAPSSVLYLEVEDVRTSISVLQGRGVEVVALPQVIFHHGDATLGPAGTDEWMAFIRDSEGNTVGLVSRHPPAVVPDAAPD from the coding sequence GTGCGCCTGATCCAGGTGGCCCAGCAGGCACAAGACCTCCAGCGGGCCGCAGAGTTCTATTCACAACTGCTCGGGGTGCAGCCAGCGGCGGTATACGACCCGCCGGGGCTGCTGTTTTTCGATCTGGACGGCATCCGGCTCTTGCTGGAGCGCGGCGCACCGTCGTCGGTCCTCTATCTGGAGGTGGAGGACGTCCGGACCAGCATCAGCGTCCTGCAGGGCAGGGGAGTGGAGGTAGTTGCGCTGCCGCAGGTGATCTTCCACCATGGCGACGCCACCCTGGGTCCGGCAGGAACCGATGAGTGGATGGCCTTCATCCGTGACTCGGAAGGGAACACGGTGGGGCTGGTCAGCCGGCATCCACCGGCCGTTGTGCCGGATGCGGCCCCGGACTAG